A single genomic interval of bacterium harbors:
- a CDS encoding prenyltransferase/squalene oxidase repeat-containing protein — protein MNEQEFILLMEEYLEGSLTPQGRAALKAEVLKNPVRRKLFENQARQHIRLHAQSSRIDFTETQRIAVMVMDIVEKQKEPSVFMELIRQKTFRERASLILQGLKAAPGTLAHRTAKAELVRIFGPVSLSVAVNVAALLLLLFWVPYVLPPPPDQEGSEEKGAVIINLGEPDLNQPDPSDSTPPPEITTPSGRSSEPPMAPTDLTLPPLGGGAPGPGDDSPRPPLERPGDGTSSGEPLSAPLSLRHVPGGFLPSSHGNRETTLRAAILTEQKAQKTEAAVGKSLQWLKAHQAADGSWPGQEPTAMTGLALLAYLAHGETPSSPEFGDTVTRGLRSLLKRQESTGAFSKNVYAHAIATYALAEAYTMTRIMDLKPPLEKAARVIINGQQSAGGFDYNYLKGQRFDTSVTGWQIQALKAARTAIPDLDGLEEALTRSTRFLLSDALARDGSGFVYEGKDGVAPVGGGRLSMTGVGTLCLQMLGKNTSPPVKSGLKILQNAELEWPAAGKANVYAGYYVSQAKFQSGNQADWMHWNLHMQRVLLSKQKQDGHWEQGDYDNGSHVYTTTLCALMLEVYYRYLPSYAQRPEPEPVKKIASGDVSIDIK, from the coding sequence ATGAATGAACAGGAATTCATCCTGCTGATGGAGGAATACCTTGAAGGGAGCCTCACCCCGCAAGGCCGGGCCGCACTCAAGGCCGAGGTGCTTAAAAACCCCGTTCGCCGGAAACTGTTCGAAAACCAGGCCCGCCAGCATATCCGGCTCCATGCGCAATCCAGCCGCATCGATTTCACGGAAACCCAGCGGATCGCCGTCATGGTCATGGATATTGTGGAAAAGCAGAAAGAGCCCAGCGTATTCATGGAATTGATCCGGCAGAAAACCTTCCGCGAACGCGCCTCCCTGATTCTCCAGGGCCTGAAGGCCGCCCCCGGTACCCTCGCCCATAGAACCGCAAAGGCTGAACTGGTCCGCATCTTCGGCCCCGTCAGCCTTTCGGTGGCCGTGAATGTCGCCGCCCTGCTCCTCCTGCTCTTCTGGGTCCCTTATGTCCTCCCGCCTCCCCCCGATCAGGAGGGTTCTGAGGAAAAGGGCGCGGTCATCATCAACCTCGGGGAGCCAGACCTCAACCAGCCTGACCCCTCTGACAGCACCCCGCCCCCGGAAATCACCACGCCGTCTGGCCGATCATCGGAGCCACCCATGGCCCCAACCGACTTGACGCTTCCGCCTCTTGGCGGGGGTGCCCCGGGACCCGGCGACGACTCTCCCCGCCCCCCTCTGGAACGCCCCGGGGACGGGACCTCCTCAGGGGAACCGCTCTCCGCGCCCCTTTCCCTCCGGCACGTCCCAGGCGGCTTCCTTCCCAGCTCACACGGGAATCGCGAGACGACTCTTCGCGCGGCCATTCTGACTGAGCAGAAGGCGCAGAAGACGGAAGCCGCGGTGGGCAAATCCCTGCAGTGGCTCAAAGCGCACCAGGCGGCGGATGGCAGCTGGCCGGGACAGGAGCCGACCGCCATGACCGGCCTGGCCCTGCTGGCCTATCTGGCCCACGGTGAGACCCCCTCCTCCCCGGAATTCGGCGACACCGTCACACGCGGGCTGAGAAGCCTGCTGAAACGCCAGGAGAGCACCGGTGCCTTCTCGAAAAATGTTTATGCCCATGCCATCGCGACCTATGCTCTGGCCGAAGCCTATACGATGACGCGTATCATGGATCTGAAACCCCCGCTTGAAAAAGCGGCACGGGTCATCATCAATGGCCAGCAAAGTGCCGGTGGATTCGACTACAACTACCTGAAAGGTCAGCGGTTCGACACCTCGGTCACAGGCTGGCAGATTCAAGCACTCAAGGCGGCCAGAACCGCCATTCCTGATCTGGACGGACTGGAGGAGGCCCTCACCCGCTCCACCCGCTTCCTGCTCTCCGACGCCCTCGCCAGGGATGGCAGCGGGTTTGTCTATGAAGGGAAAGACGGGGTGGCCCCTGTGGGCGGGGGCCGGCTCAGCATGACTGGCGTGGGGACCCTCTGCCTGCAAATGCTGGGCAAGAACACCTCGCCTCCTGTCAAATCCGGCCTCAAAATATTACAAAACGCTGAGCTTGAATGGCCGGCCGCAGGCAAGGCCAATGTCTATGCCGGCTATTATGTGTCTCAAGCCAAATTCCAAAGCGGCAACCAGGCCGACTGGATGCACTGGAACCTCCACATGCAGCGCGTGCTGCTCTCGAAACAAAAACAGGACGGGCATTGGGAGCAGGGCGATTACGACAATGGCTCGCATGTCTATACCACCACCCTGTGCGCATTGATGTTGGAAGTCTATTACCGCTACCTCCCCTCCTATGCCCAACGCCCGGAACCGGAACCCGTAAAGAAAATCGCTTCGGGCGATGTCTCCATTGATATCAAATAA
- a CDS encoding ABC transporter ATP-binding protein, with amino-acid sequence MNPLLDIQNLSVSFDTDEGPLTAAENVSFSIGQGEVVGLVGESGCGKSVTALSLLRLIPMPPGRILSGRAVFEGHDLLSLPAATLRSIRGRRISVIFQEPQAALSPLHTVGAQLIETLQLHLDIDHQTAKSRSLDWLKKVGIPDPGERMRAYPHQLSGGMLQRVMIAMALMLEPALIIADEPTTALDVTIQAQILDLLLEMKSRDTSLLIITHDLGVVWEMCDRILVMYAARIVEEGPRQELFRHPAHPYTRALLESVISLTSRSERLSSIEGQVPSPLAYPAGCRFADRCKLAFPRCRQELPPLFDVAPGHQSACFLSEISDFKSHISK; translated from the coding sequence ATGAACCCCCTGCTGGACATACAAAATCTGAGCGTGTCATTCGACACGGATGAAGGCCCGCTGACGGCGGCGGAAAATGTCTCGTTTTCCATCGGCCAGGGCGAAGTCGTCGGCCTGGTCGGCGAATCCGGCTGCGGGAAATCCGTAACCGCCCTGAGCCTGCTCCGCTTGATTCCCATGCCGCCGGGCCGGATCCTGTCGGGCCGGGCCGTCTTCGAGGGGCACGATCTGCTCTCCCTGCCGGCCGCCACATTGCGCTCCATCCGGGGCCGCCGGATCAGTGTGATCTTCCAGGAACCCCAGGCGGCGCTTTCCCCGCTCCACACGGTCGGCGCCCAGCTGATTGAAACCCTGCAACTCCATCTGGATATTGATCATCAGACCGCAAAATCCCGCTCGTTGGACTGGCTGAAGAAAGTCGGCATTCCCGATCCCGGGGAGCGGATGCGGGCCTATCCCCACCAGCTGTCCGGCGGCATGCTCCAGCGCGTCATGATCGCCATGGCTTTGATGCTGGAGCCGGCATTGATTATTGCCGACGAACCGACGACCGCGCTGGATGTCACCATCCAGGCCCAGATTCTCGACCTGCTGCTGGAAATGAAAAGCAGGGACACCTCCCTGTTGATCATCACCCATGATCTAGGCGTGGTCTGGGAAATGTGTGACCGGATCCTGGTCATGTATGCCGCCCGGATCGTTGAAGAAGGACCGCGTCAGGAGCTTTTCAGGCATCCCGCCCATCCCTACACCCGGGCCCTCCTTGAATCGGTCATCAGCCTGACCAGCCGCTCCGAAAGGTTGTCATCCATTGAGGGACAAGTCCCCTCCCCGCTCGCCTATCCCGCCGGCTGCCGCTTTGCCGACCGCTGCAAATTGGCCTTTCCCCGCTGCCGCCAGGAACTCCCCCCTCTCTTTGACGTTGCCCCCGGCCACCAGTCCGCCTGTTTCCTGTCTGAAATTTCAGATTTCAAATCTCATATTTCAAAATAA
- a CDS encoding DNA/RNA non-specific endonuclease produces MPPQKFISQLFRSYAYLLIPTTERPSQPTPTPPEAVSGHWGDRYSYAGLPRQTASYPITVLTNTGYLVGYSESRKDPLWVCYRLFRPDSYQAPPRPQGFQTDSRTSARANPHDYSASGYDRGHMAPNYAIAVCYGPKAQLETFLMSNILPQRPALNRQIWERLEQTEIKEYAPRFRQIWVIDGPIFHTRNRLSGGEDVPDACFKIIVREEGGQPCVLAFIMPQTVTGTESAQQYLSSIDEIEKETGLDFFSMMPVDLQQRFEAEAARAMW; encoded by the coding sequence TTGCCGCCGCAAAAGTTTATTAGCCAGCTTTTCAGAAGCTACGCTTATCTGCTGATCCCCACTACTGAACGCCCCAGTCAACCCACCCCTACCCCGCCCGAAGCCGTCTCGGGTCATTGGGGCGACCGCTACAGTTACGCGGGCCTTCCCAGACAAACTGCAAGCTACCCGATCACCGTACTGACCAATACCGGTTACCTGGTCGGCTACAGCGAAAGCCGCAAGGACCCCTTGTGGGTATGTTACCGGCTATTCCGTCCGGATAGCTACCAAGCCCCACCCCGGCCACAGGGGTTTCAGACGGACTCCCGGACATCAGCCCGCGCTAACCCCCATGATTACAGCGCAAGCGGCTATGACCGGGGCCACATGGCACCTAATTATGCGATTGCGGTCTGTTATGGCCCAAAAGCGCAACTTGAGACCTTCCTGATGTCCAATATCCTCCCGCAACGACCTGCCCTGAACCGGCAGATCTGGGAACGACTGGAGCAGACCGAAATCAAGGAGTACGCTCCTCGTTTTCGACAGATTTGGGTCATTGATGGGCCCATATTCCATACCCGCAATCGGCTGAGTGGTGGCGAGGACGTCCCTGATGCCTGCTTCAAGATCATCGTCAGGGAGGAAGGCGGACAGCCGTGCGTACTGGCGTTCATCATGCCACAAACCGTCACGGGGACTGAGTCAGCGCAACAGTACCTCTCCAGTATTGATGAAATTGAAAAAGAAACCGGCCTCGATTTCTTCTCCATGATGCCTGTGGACCTTCAGCAACGATTCGAAGCTGAGGCTGCGAGGGCAATGTGGTGA
- a CDS encoding uroporphyrinogen decarboxylase family protein: protein MKPMTTHERFTRMYQHRDADRIPVIDLPWSSTIERWNAEGMPKEVSYEDFFDLDHLSGFTPDNSPRYEEKVIEETADHKIYTSKWGVTMKQWKHANSTPEFLDFTIVDPVSWKHARERMTPTRDRVPWDYLSQNYRTWREKGHWLSGGLWFGFDVTHSWMVGTERLLMALAEDPEWCMDMFSHHLDMSLALLDMAWEAGYTLDEISWPDDMGYKFSQFFSVGTYREMLKPYHQRAVEWAHAKGIKARLHSCGDVNPFVPELLDIGMDALNPLEVKAGMNPVELKKKFGDKLLFHGGINALLWDKPDAIYAEMESVIPRMKESGGYIFSSDHSVPSSVSLEDFRRIVAHAKKLGQY, encoded by the coding sequence ATGAAACCGATGACCACCCATGAGCGCTTTACCCGCATGTATCAGCATCGCGATGCGGATCGCATCCCTGTAATTGATCTCCCTTGGAGCAGCACTATTGAGCGCTGGAACGCGGAAGGCATGCCCAAGGAGGTAAGCTATGAGGATTTCTTTGATCTGGACCACCTCTCCGGATTCACCCCAGACAACTCCCCCCGCTACGAGGAGAAGGTGATCGAGGAGACGGCCGACCATAAGATCTACACCAGCAAGTGGGGCGTCACTATGAAGCAGTGGAAGCACGCGAACTCCACGCCTGAGTTCCTTGACTTCACCATTGTGGATCCGGTCAGCTGGAAACACGCTAGGGAGCGGATGACGCCAACCCGGGACCGCGTCCCCTGGGATTACCTGAGCCAGAACTACCGGACCTGGCGTGAAAAAGGCCATTGGCTATCGGGCGGACTCTGGTTCGGATTTGATGTCACCCACTCCTGGATGGTGGGAACTGAACGGTTGTTGATGGCTCTGGCGGAAGATCCCGAATGGTGCATGGACATGTTCTCGCATCACTTGGACATGAGCCTTGCGTTGCTGGATATGGCGTGGGAGGCGGGCTACACCCTTGACGAAATCAGCTGGCCGGACGACATGGGCTATAAATTCAGCCAGTTCTTTTCCGTGGGAACTTATCGGGAGATGCTCAAGCCCTATCATCAACGGGCCGTGGAGTGGGCGCACGCCAAGGGAATCAAGGCGCGACTGCACTCCTGCGGCGACGTCAATCCCTTCGTCCCGGAGCTATTGGACATTGGAATGGATGCGCTGAACCCCCTGGAGGTCAAGGCGGGGATGAATCCCGTGGAGCTCAAGAAGAAATTCGGCGACAAACTGCTCTTCCATGGTGGCATCAACGCCCTGCTGTGGGACAAGCCGGATGCGATTTACGCCGAGATGGAGAGCGTGATTCCGCGCATGAAAGAATCCGGCGGCTACATCTTCTCCTCGGATCACTCCGTGCCCTCCAGCGTGAGCCTGGAGGATTTTCGCCGGATTGTGGCGCACGCGAAGAAACTGGGCCAGTACTAG
- a CDS encoding cupin domain-containing protein → MKTAAYWIRSLQLAPHPEGGFYREVYRCPEAISRKALPGRYTGSRAVSTSIYFLLRGGDVSRFHRLASDEIWHFHAGSPLTLHIIDPKGIYQSVSLGVEGHRRQQPQLVIKRHHWFAATVDNPREYTLMGCTVAPGFDFADFELADRDILVRRCPGKAALIQRLT, encoded by the coding sequence ATGAAAACAGCCGCTTATTGGATTAGAAGCCTGCAATTGGCCCCCCATCCCGAGGGGGGCTTCTATCGCGAGGTCTATCGGTGTCCCGAGGCCATTTCACGCAAGGCATTGCCAGGGCGCTACACCGGTTCACGGGCGGTTTCAACCTCCATCTATTTTTTGTTGCGTGGCGGGGATGTCTCCAGATTCCACCGGCTTGCCTCTGATGAAATCTGGCATTTTCATGCCGGCAGTCCGTTGACCTTGCATATTATTGATCCCAAGGGGATCTACCAGTCGGTATCTCTTGGTGTCGAGGGGCACCGCCGGCAACAGCCACAACTCGTCATTAAGCGCCATCATTGGTTTGCGGCTACCGTGGATAATCCCCGTGAGTACACCCTGATGGGCTGTACGGTGGCCCCCGGATTTGACTTTGCGGATTTTGAACTGGCTGATCGCGACATTCTGGTGCGCCGCTGCCCTGGGAAAGCCGCCTTGATTCAGCGTTTGACTTAA
- a CDS encoding pirin family protein, with the protein MNTVRKISQTVTGSNQVDGAGVHLVRVLGPAQTKAFDPFLMLDAFDSRNPADYIKGFPWHPHRGIETVTYLMAGDIEHGDSLGNQGHILDGGCQWMTAGSGIIHQEMPHASPHMLGLQLWINLPRKDKWVHPQYRDIKAEMIPRLQEKAGTVGVISGAYGKVKGATQGDYVQALVMDVSLKPEAAWSLPVDSQSTLFIYIVQGAGLFGDPVVRVESHRAVLFGEGDQFAVQAGSDGMRFLLFAGHPLQEPIAWGGPIVMNTQEELDQAFAELDAGTFIR; encoded by the coding sequence ATGAATACAGTCAGGAAAATTTCGCAAACGGTAACCGGCTCCAACCAGGTGGACGGTGCAGGGGTCCATCTGGTGCGGGTGTTGGGCCCCGCACAGACCAAGGCATTCGATCCCTTCTTGATGCTGGATGCCTTTGATTCGAGAAATCCCGCCGATTATATTAAAGGATTCCCCTGGCATCCTCATCGCGGGATTGAAACGGTAACCTATCTGATGGCCGGCGATATTGAGCATGGGGACAGCCTGGGTAACCAGGGACACATCCTGGATGGCGGCTGCCAGTGGATGACGGCCGGCAGCGGCATTATTCACCAGGAAATGCCCCACGCGTCCCCCCACATGCTCGGGCTTCAACTCTGGATCAACCTGCCGCGCAAGGACAAGTGGGTCCACCCGCAATACCGCGATATCAAGGCGGAGATGATTCCCCGGCTTCAGGAGAAGGCGGGTACCGTGGGGGTGATTTCAGGAGCCTATGGCAAGGTCAAGGGCGCGACTCAGGGCGACTATGTTCAGGCCCTGGTTATGGATGTTTCCTTGAAACCGGAGGCGGCCTGGTCTTTGCCGGTTGACAGTCAATCCACGCTCTTCATTTACATTGTGCAAGGCGCAGGATTGTTCGGGGACCCCGTGGTGCGGGTGGAAAGCCATCGGGCCGTTTTATTTGGCGAAGGGGACCAGTTCGCCGTCCAGGCCGGTTCCGACGGGATGCGCTTCTTGCTATTTGCCGGTCACCCGTTGCAGGAACCCATTGCCTGGGGCGGGCCCATCGTGATGAACACCCAGGAGGAACTGGATCAGGCTTTTGCCGAATTGGATGCCGGCACCTTCATTCGCTAA
- a CDS encoding oligopeptide/dipeptide ABC transporter ATP-binding protein, with the protein MPLLHIQDLKTWFPIKRGVFARTVGHIHAVDGVSLTIEPGETVGLVGESGCGKTTLGRTVMGLEPRKSGTIHLDGTPLWPARHKDSMPLRRRIQMVFQDPYSSLNPRMTIQEIVTEGMLHQKLIRPRDREATARRLLLEVGMEASGLHRYPHEFSGGQRQRISIARAIAVRPELVICDEAVSALDVSVRAQVLNLLKDLRASHNLAYLFISHDLGVIRHIADRVVVMYLGVVVETGPASEVLDHPAHPYSRALISAVPVPLGEKKRRTVLRGDIPSSANPPSGCRFHTRCPHAIEACKVQPPLLEPLSPGSPRMVACIRKHEISE; encoded by the coding sequence ATGCCCCTCCTCCACATTCAAGATCTCAAGACCTGGTTCCCCATCAAGCGCGGGGTCTTCGCCCGCACGGTGGGCCACATCCATGCCGTGGATGGCGTGTCACTCACAATTGAGCCGGGCGAAACCGTCGGGCTGGTGGGCGAATCCGGTTGCGGCAAAACCACCCTGGGCCGCACGGTAATGGGGTTGGAGCCAAGAAAGTCAGGCACCATCCATCTGGACGGCACCCCGCTCTGGCCCGCCCGGCACAAGGACAGCATGCCCCTGCGCCGCCGGATTCAAATGGTATTTCAGGATCCCTACTCGTCTCTCAATCCCCGCATGACCATCCAGGAAATTGTGACGGAAGGCATGCTCCATCAGAAGCTGATCCGTCCGCGCGACCGGGAAGCGACCGCCCGCCGCCTGCTCCTTGAGGTGGGGATGGAGGCCAGCGGGCTCCATCGATACCCCCATGAGTTTTCAGGGGGACAGCGGCAGCGCATCAGTATTGCCCGCGCCATTGCCGTGCGGCCTGAGCTTGTCATCTGTGATGAAGCCGTCAGCGCCCTGGATGTTTCTGTCCGCGCCCAGGTGTTGAATCTGCTGAAAGACCTGCGTGCCTCACATAATCTAGCCTACCTGTTCATTTCCCATGACCTCGGGGTGATCCGGCATATTGCCGACCGGGTGGTGGTCATGTATCTGGGGGTGGTGGTGGAGACGGGACCGGCTTCCGAAGTTCTGGATCATCCGGCGCATCCCTACTCCCGCGCGCTCATTTCCGCCGTACCGGTTCCGCTGGGAGAGAAGAAACGCAGGACGGTTCTCCGGGGTGATATCCCCTCATCCGCCAACCCTCCCTCCGGCTGTCGCTTCCATACCCGCTGTCCCCATGCCATTGAGGCCTGCAAGGTTCAGCCTCCCCTGCTTGAGCCCCTTTCTCCGGGCTCACCCCGAATGGTGGCCTGCATCCGGAAACACGAAATTAGCGAATGA
- a CDS encoding glycosyltransferase family 4 protein yields the protein MNICYLVRSFSTQAGTESHVHCMSMALARLGHTVHIVSSTGRGRRHFEGLEDQIFVHHLDFREDAFRGCGLLDRVIPLSVWRYGQLISGILPALIRRHAIDIIEATDWGLDAWAYLGRRKVPVCVRLHGYPGFKDDADRGKLKQWPRNRLLWSLFRNHLLGADLVTGVSEDYIRFARNAWELKDRDIQRIPISVNLDIFHPADTPREDQAILFVGRLEKSKGIEVLAHAFPLVLREMPRAKLYLAGQDYRYKDSQQTWSQHLIDVYGKDRIVYLGSLPTQELVHYYRLASFCVVPSLYEPGGTVMFEAMACGCPVIASKVGGLGEVIQDRQTGLLIQPAESKALAGASVELLQNPLLRHHLSQQALEAVRCGFDINRIARQTLDAYRQAICNFKPRSN from the coding sequence ATGAATATCTGCTATCTAGTCCGCTCATTCAGCACTCAGGCAGGGACGGAGAGTCATGTTCACTGTATGTCAATGGCGCTGGCCAGGTTGGGACATACGGTGCATATCGTGTCCTCAACGGGAAGAGGGCGACGTCACTTTGAAGGACTTGAAGATCAAATATTTGTCCACCACTTGGACTTCAGGGAAGATGCATTCAGGGGTTGTGGGCTACTGGATCGTGTCATCCCCTTATCTGTCTGGCGTTACGGGCAATTAATTAGTGGCATCCTCCCCGCCTTGATCAGAAGGCATGCGATTGACATCATTGAAGCCACAGACTGGGGGCTCGATGCATGGGCCTATCTGGGCAGACGCAAAGTCCCTGTTTGTGTGAGACTCCACGGCTACCCGGGCTTTAAAGATGATGCCGACCGGGGGAAACTGAAACAATGGCCCAGGAACCGTCTTCTTTGGTCTCTCTTCAGGAATCATCTTCTAGGCGCTGATCTTGTGACGGGGGTATCTGAAGACTATATCCGCTTTGCCCGGAATGCCTGGGAATTGAAAGATCGAGATATTCAGCGCATCCCCATCAGCGTCAACCTCGATATCTTTCATCCAGCAGACACTCCCCGGGAAGACCAGGCCATTCTCTTTGTGGGCCGGCTGGAAAAGTCCAAGGGCATCGAGGTGCTCGCACACGCATTTCCCCTGGTGCTACGCGAAATGCCCCGCGCCAAACTCTATTTGGCGGGCCAGGATTATCGCTATAAGGACAGCCAACAGACATGGTCGCAGCATTTGATCGACGTTTATGGGAAGGATCGAATTGTCTACTTGGGTTCTCTACCCACACAAGAGCTCGTCCACTATTATCGATTGGCGAGCTTCTGTGTGGTGCCTTCCTTGTATGAGCCCGGAGGGACCGTGATGTTTGAGGCCATGGCTTGTGGCTGCCCCGTGATAGCCAGCAAGGTGGGCGGCCTCGGTGAGGTCATACAGGACCGGCAAACAGGACTGCTGATCCAACCGGCTGAGAGCAAAGCCCTTGCCGGGGCATCGGTTGAATTGCTTCAAAATCCCCTCCTGAGGCATCACCTCTCACAGCAGGCCCTTGAAGCTGTTCGATGTGGTTTCGACATAAACCGAATCGCCCGCCAGACACTTGATGCGTATAGGCAAGCCATTTGCAATTTCAAACCCCGCAGCAATTAA
- a CDS encoding ABC transporter permease subunit, protein MTVKRWRRFQKLRRAWWSLWILLSLYLISLAAEVLCNNTPLVVRFDGHYYVPLVQFHPEDTFLHNGRQTRPDYKQIQALLLFTVPPGNFMLFPPVPYGPYENVPPTSIALPEAVTLTFRPEPQVASVTVSTNLCITRSANPEFFFELGPDALRGHAFTNTWLISPALQAAISLRLQNKEAPSISVTTVHSRNPHRVAELSLPEFTPRDLPPSTIRLTLREKPDASPLPRGRMAWNSDMQLTSSSFSPWATLSPETQTALTAFAAGSLSNAALPRIIEIKGTPYAVTATKSEVRWPYPPTRGHWLGIDSSGRDVLARILYGLRTSLTFGFLLVILAMLLGTALGAIQGYFGSHMDMLGQRFTEIWSALPFLYVMILLGAVYGRGFLLLLICYAIFNWIGISYYIRAEFLRLRHLPFVEAARSLGLPHRAIIFRHILPNALTPLITFFPFNLVGAIGSLAALDYLGFGLPPPTPSWGELLQQAQQFRWAWWLILYPALALFTVMLLGVFVGEGIRNVYDPRPKTKFE, encoded by the coding sequence GTGACAGTAAAGCGATGGCGGCGGTTTCAGAAATTACGCCGCGCCTGGTGGTCGCTCTGGATCCTCCTGTCATTGTACCTGATCAGCCTCGCCGCCGAGGTGCTCTGCAATAACACGCCGCTCGTGGTCCGGTTCGACGGCCATTACTATGTCCCCCTGGTCCAATTCCATCCAGAAGACACCTTTTTGCATAACGGCCGCCAAACCCGGCCGGACTACAAGCAGATCCAAGCCCTCCTGCTCTTCACCGTTCCGCCTGGCAATTTCATGCTCTTCCCTCCTGTCCCCTATGGGCCCTATGAAAATGTCCCGCCCACCTCCATCGCCCTGCCCGAGGCGGTCACCCTGACCTTCCGCCCTGAACCGCAGGTGGCCTCCGTTACCGTCTCAACCAATCTCTGCATCACCCGGTCGGCCAATCCGGAGTTTTTTTTCGAACTCGGTCCGGACGCCCTGAGGGGACACGCCTTTACCAATACCTGGCTGATTTCACCCGCGCTGCAGGCGGCCATTTCCCTACGGCTTCAGAATAAAGAAGCCCCATCGATCAGCGTCACAACCGTCCATTCAAGAAATCCCCACCGGGTGGCCGAACTCTCCCTGCCGGAATTCACCCCGCGCGATCTCCCCCCTTCCACCATCCGACTGACCCTCCGCGAAAAACCGGACGCATCCCCGCTCCCGCGCGGCAGGATGGCATGGAACAGCGATATGCAACTGACCTCCTCCTCATTTTCACCCTGGGCCACCCTTTCGCCCGAGACCCAGACAGCGCTGACCGCCTTTGCCGCCGGGAGTCTGAGTAATGCCGCGTTACCCCGGATCATCGAAATCAAGGGAACCCCTTATGCGGTAACGGCCACCAAGTCAGAAGTGCGCTGGCCCTATCCCCCGACCCGGGGCCACTGGCTGGGCATCGACAGTTCCGGCCGCGATGTGCTGGCCCGCATCCTGTATGGGCTGCGAACCTCGCTGACCTTCGGCTTTCTCCTGGTCATCCTTGCCATGCTGCTGGGCACCGCCCTGGGTGCCATTCAAGGCTATTTCGGCAGTCATATGGATATGCTCGGACAACGCTTCACGGAGATCTGGAGCGCCCTGCCCTTTCTCTACGTGATGATTCTGTTGGGAGCGGTCTACGGGCGAGGATTCCTGTTGCTGTTGATCTGTTACGCCATCTTCAACTGGATCGGGATCTCCTACTACATCCGGGCCGAATTTTTGCGGCTGCGTCATCTGCCGTTTGTTGAGGCCGCCCGGTCGCTAGGATTGCCGCACCGGGCCATTATCTTCCGGCACATCCTGCCCAACGCACTCACGCCGCTTATCACCTTTTTTCCCTTTAATCTGGTCGGGGCCATCGGCTCGCTGGCGGCCCTCGATTACCTGGGCTTCGGCCTGCCCCCCCCAACCCCCAGTTGGGGGGAACTCCTGCAACAGGCACAGCAATTCCGCTGGGCCTGGTGGCTGATTCTCTATCCGGCGCTGGCGCTGTTCACCGTTATGTTACTGGGCGTCTTTGTGGGTGAAGGCATCCGGAATGTCTATGATCCCAGACCTAAAACGAAATTTGAATAA